Part of the Enterobacter pseudoroggenkampii genome, CGACAACAGCTCCAGTTGGTCGGCTTCGGCGGTAAAGATCGGAAGCAGTTCTCGCTCATCGCACTTAACGAAAAGATCGCGTCCTGCGTAGCGTAAATGCCACGCGGCGTGGATCTCACCGCCTGGCAGTTCGTTACGCAGTTCAATTTCACCTTCACCCAGCTGCTCACGTAAAAGATGACTGATAGCCTGCCACATGTTGTCTCTCCCATGTTGTCTGCCAGATCATAAAGTTAGCGCATAATGGCGGTAAAAAAATACGAACTAACGCACACCTGAGCGGTTTAAATTCATACAGCGCACTTATTGTTCTTTTTTCCGCCAGCTTTCCCAGGTATCCACGTCAATTTCGGCAGGCTTGTCGGTCACGCTCTCTACCAGACTGGCGGCCAGCGCATGAACCTCTTCCTGGCTCAGGGCGCCGATGAGACCAAATGCCAGGGTGCCTAAATCATGAATATTGCCCTCGTCATCCGTGAGCGTGAGGAGAAAATTAGCCCGGGTGAAGGCGTTGTTGAGCTCATTCAGCTCGGTCAGCGATGCTTCATGAAGGTTGATGGTCACGACGTAACGTGTGATGTCACCACTGCTCATAATTCACCTCATTGTTATCATGGAAGTTTTCTTAGCATAGTCGATAGTTTGCGTTTGGCGACTCAGAGCGGACATTCCCCTCCGTAAAGACGAAGGGGAAAGGCGTTAATTTCGGGACAGGTAATCGACGATTTTTTGCGTATCGGCAAGTGAGCAGAGACGCGTGCCCTGATTGATAGTTGCGGCGCTACCCGCCGCCACGCCGTAGCGCGTCATTTCCAGCAGAGACGCGCCCTGCGCCAGTTTTAGCGTCATCGCGCCCACCATGCTATCGCCCGCACCAACCGTGCTCTGGCTCTTCATCGGCGGTGGGACAACCTGAAAGGACGACGTTTCATCGACGGCCAGCGCCCCCTGAGGACCAAGGGAAACGACTACGCGTCGCGCTTTGCCGCTGCGTACCAGCTCCTGCGCGGCGGTGCGAACATCATCAGGCTGCGTCAGTTCGCGGTTGACCAGCGCGCTTAACTCTTTCTGGTTGGGTTTGACCAGCTCAAGATTGCCCGGCACCAGGGCCGCCTGCAGGGCCTCGCCGCTGCTGTCGACAATGCAGCGGATGCCGCGTTTCTGTACCGCCTGAATCAGCGCCGTTAATTTTTCCGTGCTGACGCCGGGCGGCAGGCTGCCGCTTACCACCAGCAGCGCGCCGCTTTCTATCGTCAGCACTTTCTCTTCAAGCTGACGAAACTCGTTATCGCTGAGTTTCGCGCCCGGCATGACAAAACGGTACTGCTCGCCGCTGGACTCCACGTGGACATGCAGGTTTTGCCGCGTCCAGTCTTTGGCCTCGACGGTCTCTACGGCTACCTGTTCATCTGCCAGCAGAGAGACCAGGTGTTCACCGGTGGCACCGCCTGCGGGGAAAATTGCGGTGGCTTTGCCCCCGAGGTGGGTAATAGCGCGCGCCACGTTGATCCCGCCGCCGCCGGGCTCGAAGACCGGAGCGCTACAGCGCAATTTACCTTCCGGGTAAATCTGCGGCGTCAGGGTGGCGGAATCCAGGGAAGGGGAGAGCGTCAGGGTATAGATAGAAACCATCATTACCTCCTTTTAGTATGGGTTCTTATTAGCCTGGCACCATTTGACAGGAAGGCAATGTAAATAACAGTATGATTTTAAATATGAATACTGACAAAAAGTGAGGCGGGGTATATATAAAATAAAACGCTTTTTGAGATCGTTCTTATTCAAAAAATGAAATAAGAAAACATTGCTATGTTATTTGCGGCTTTTTATAATTTGTTACCTTTCTCTGGACGCCTTGTCATTGATCCTCAAGAAAGATTCCGGGACCGTGTGGTCTCTTTTTTTGTTGTACGGACTCCTTAATAAAATGAAGCTTTTAAAGACAGTGCCCGCTGCACTGATGCTGGCGGGTGGCGTGTTTGCGGCTATGAACGCGACCGCTGATGATACCGTTTTTACTGTCATGGACGATCCTTCCACCGCGAAAAAACCGTTTGAAGGTAACCTCAACGCCGGGTACCTGGCACAATCCGGTAACACGAAAAGCTCTTCTCTGACGGCGGACAGTACGCTCACCTGGTACGGCAACACCACCGCCTGGTCTCTGTGGGGTAATGCCAGCAACACTTCCGCAAATGACGAACGTTCTTCCGAGAAATATGCGGTAGGCGGACGTAGCCGTTACAACATGACCGACTATGACTACCTGTTTGGACAGGCAAGCTGGTTAACCGACCGTTACAACGGTTATCGCCAGCGTGATGTGTTCACCGCCGGTTATGGTCGCCAGTTCCTGAACGGTCCGGTACACAGCCTCCGTTTTGAATTCGGTCCGGGTGTGCGTTATGACGAGTACACCAATGGCGATACCAAAACTCAACCGCTCGGTTACGCTTCCGGTACCTATGCCTGGCAGATGACTGATAACACCAAATTTACCCAGGGTGTTTCCGTATTTGGTGCCGACGACACGACGCTGAACTCTGAGACGGCGCTGAACGTGGCTATCAACGAACACTTTGGTCTGAAAGTGGCCTACAACGTGACCTGGAACTCTTCACCACCAGAAACCGCGCCGGATCATACCGACCGCAGAACCACGGTTTCACTGGGTTACAGAATGTAATAAAAGCGGGCCGATGTTGCTGTCGGCCCGTTTATTGTCTGTGGCTATTTGACGTCCCTTCTGATGACCTGTCTTCGCCCCTAGCCCCAAATCATTGCCGCCCAACGGAGTAGCAGCATTGCGCCGCAGATGGCAATCAGCACCAGCACCATTTTCCAGTGTTTTACGGCAAATCGTTTTGTTGGCATAACCTAATCCTTGTTCGTTGATACCCACAGTCTACCAAACAGGGCCGAAATATGCCCCTTCTCGGGATCGATTGGGTTATGCCAGCATAGGGTTCGGCTCAGAACCAGTGGAATCGTTCGGCGAGAATCAACAATAAACCTGTGGCGGAAAGGACATTCAATATCACAACCGTTCTGCTGGATACGTTCATGGTATGCACCTTTGGGTTTAAGGACCTGTTCAAGAGTAGCTCAGCATCTTCGAAATGCGAGCGCAGGGGAGAAGCAACCCGCAAATTCGTACGAAAGTGCCAGCCCATCAATCTGGCCGCAGAGGGTGCAATCTCCTTTGCGTTAGTGTTAACATTACGTCGCTTGCCGTAAATCCACATTAATCTGAATTCGGCAGGTGAATGATGACGAACCAATTTGACGATTGTTGGTCAGATGGTGTCGTAATCTATTGTCAAATCACGATTATTTTCTTTGTATATGCTCTTATGTGTGGGGCATCACTGCAAATAAGGATATAAAATGCCTGTAATTACTCTTCCTGATGGCAGTCAACGCCATTTCGACCGTGCTGTTAGCCCAATGGATGTTGCCCTGGACATTGGTCCTGGTCTCGCGAAAGCGACTATCGCTGGCCGTGTGAACGGTGAGCTGGTGGATGCCTCCGATCTGATCGAAAACGATGCGACGCTTGCCATCATCACCGCGAAAGACGAAGAAGGTCTGGAGATCATTCGTCACTCCTGCGCGCACCTGTTAGGCCATGCCATCAAACAGCTGTGGCCAAACACCAAAATGGCGATCGGTCCGGTTATCGACAACGGTTTCTACTACGACGTTGACCTCGACCACACCCTGACTCAGGAAGATATCGACGCGCTCGAAAAACGCATGCACGAGCTCGCCGAAACCAACTATGACGTCATCAAGAAGAAAGTCAGCTGGCACGAAGCGCGTGAAACCTTCGTGAAGCGCGGCGAGAGCTACAAGGTCTCTATTCTTGACGAAAACATTTCGCATGATGACAAGCCTGGCTTGTACCATCACGAAGAATACGTCGACATGTGCCGTGGACCGCACGTGCCGAACATGCGCTTCTGTCATCACTTTAAGCTGATGAAGATCGCAGGCGCCTACTGGCGTGGCGACAGCAACAACAAGATGTTGCAGCGTATTTATGGTACCGCGTGGGCCGATAAAAAAGCCCTGAACGCGTACCTGCTTCGTCTGGAAGAGGCGGCGAAGCGTGACCACCGTAAAATCGGCAAGCAGCTTGACCTGTACCACATGCAGGAAGAAGCGCCGGGTATGGTGTTCTGGCATAACGACGGGTGGACTATCTTCCGTGAACTGGAAACTTTTGTACGCTCCAAGCTGAAAGAGTACCAGTATCAGGAAGTGAAAGGCCCGTTCATGATGGACCGTGTGCTGTGGGAAAAAACCGGCCACTGGGACAACTACAAAGATGCGATGTTCACCACCTCGTCTGAGAACCGTGAATACTGCATCAAGCCAATGAACTGCCCGGGCCACGTTCAGATCTTCAACCAGGGTCTGAAATCCTACCGCGACCTGCCGCTGCGTATGGCGGAGTTCGGTAGCTGCCACCGTAACGAGCCATCAGGTGCGCTGCACGGTCTGATGCGTGTTCGTGGCTTTACGCAGGATGATGCGCATATCTTCTGTACTGAAGATCAGGTCCGTGACGAAGTTAACGCCTGTATTCGTATGGTCTACGATATGTACAGCACCTTTGGCTTCGAGAAGATCGTGGTCAAACTCTCAACGCGTCCGGAAAAACGTATCGGTAGCGATGAGACCTGGGATCGCGCAGAAGCGGATCTCGCCGTGGCGCTGGAAGAGAACGGCATTCCGTTCGAATACCAGCTGGGCGAGGGCGCATTCTACGGTCCGAAAATTGAATTTACCCTGTATGACTGCCTCGATCGCGCATGGCAGTGCGGTACTGTACAGCTGGACTTCTCCCTGCCGCAGCGTTTAAGCGCCTCTTATGTTGGCGAAGACAACGAACGTCAGGTACCGGTAATGATTCACCGTGCCATTCTCGGTTCTCTGGAGCGCTTCATCGGCATCCTGACCGAAGAGTTCGCCGGCTTCTTCCCAACCTGGCTTGCGCCAGTGCAGGTCGTGGTGATGAACATTACCGATTCTCAGGCGGATTACGTTAAAGAATTGACGCAGAAACTACAAAATGCGGGCATTCGCGTAAAAGCAGACTTGAGAAATGAGAAGATTGGCTTTAAAATCCGCGAGCACACTTTACGTCGTGTCCCGTATATGTTGGTCTGTGGTGATAAAGAGGTGGAAGCAGGCAAAGTTGCCGTTCGCACCCGCCGTGGTAAAGACCTGGGCAGCTTGGACGTAAGTGAAGTGATTGAGAAGCTGCAACAAGAGATTCGCAGCCGCAGTCTTCAACAACTGGAGGAATAAGGTATTAAAGGCGGAAAACGAGTTCAAACGGCACGTCCGAATCGTATCAATGGCGAGATTCGCGCCCAGGAAGTTCGCTTAACAGGTCTGGAAGGCGAGCAGCTGGGGATTGTGAGTCTGAGAGAAGCAATCGAAAAGGCTGAAGAAGCTGGAGTAGATTTAGTTGAAATCAGCCCTAACGCCGAACCGCCAGTTTGTCGTATCATGGACTACGGCAAGTTCCTTTATGAAAAGAGTAAGTCTTCTAAGGAACAGAAGAAGAAGCAAAAAGTTATCCAGGTTAAGGAAATCAAATTCCGTCCTGGTACCGACGATGGCGATTATCAGGTAAAACTCCGCAGCCTGATTCGCTTTCTGGAAGATGGCGATAAGGCCAAGATCACACTGCGTTTCCGCGGTCGTGAGATGGCCCACCAACAGATTGGTATGGAAGTGCTTAACCGCGTCCGTGACGATCTGAGTGAACTGG contains:
- the ghoS gene encoding type V toxin-antitoxin system endoribonuclease antitoxin GhoS, with translation MSSGDITRYVVTINLHEASLTELNELNNAFTRANFLLTLTDDEGNIHDLGTLAFGLIGALSQEEVHALAASLVESVTDKPAEIDVDTWESWRKKEQ
- the pfkB gene encoding 6-phosphofructokinase II produces the protein MVSIYTLTLSPSLDSATLTPQIYPEGKLRCSAPVFEPGGGGINVARAITHLGGKATAIFPAGGATGEHLVSLLADEQVAVETVEAKDWTRQNLHVHVESSGEQYRFVMPGAKLSDNEFRQLEEKVLTIESGALLVVSGSLPPGVSTEKLTALIQAVQKRGIRCIVDSSGEALQAALVPGNLELVKPNQKELSALVNRELTQPDDVRTAAQELVRSGKARRVVVSLGPQGALAVDETSSFQVVPPPMKSQSTVGAGDSMVGAMTLKLAQGASLLEMTRYGVAAGSAATINQGTRLCSLADTQKIVDYLSRN
- a CDS encoding DUF481 domain-containing protein, whose translation is MKLLKTVPAALMLAGGVFAAMNATADDTVFTVMDDPSTAKKPFEGNLNAGYLAQSGNTKSSSLTADSTLTWYGNTTAWSLWGNASNTSANDERSSEKYAVGGRSRYNMTDYDYLFGQASWLTDRYNGYRQRDVFTAGYGRQFLNGPVHSLRFEFGPGVRYDEYTNGDTKTQPLGYASGTYAWQMTDNTKFTQGVSVFGADDTTLNSETALNVAINEHFGLKVAYNVTWNSSPPETAPDHTDRRTTVSLGYRM
- the yniD gene encoding small membrane protein YniD, translating into MPTKRFAVKHWKMVLVLIAICGAMLLLRWAAMIWG
- the yncL gene encoding stress response membrane protein YncL, producing the protein MWIYGKRRNVNTNAKEIAPSAARLMGWHFRTNLRVASPLRSHFEDAELLLNRSLNPKVHTMNVSSRTVVILNVLSATGLLLILAERFHWF
- the thrS gene encoding threonine--tRNA ligase — encoded protein: MPVITLPDGSQRHFDRAVSPMDVALDIGPGLAKATIAGRVNGELVDASDLIENDATLAIITAKDEEGLEIIRHSCAHLLGHAIKQLWPNTKMAIGPVIDNGFYYDVDLDHTLTQEDIDALEKRMHELAETNYDVIKKKVSWHEARETFVKRGESYKVSILDENISHDDKPGLYHHEEYVDMCRGPHVPNMRFCHHFKLMKIAGAYWRGDSNNKMLQRIYGTAWADKKALNAYLLRLEEAAKRDHRKIGKQLDLYHMQEEAPGMVFWHNDGWTIFRELETFVRSKLKEYQYQEVKGPFMMDRVLWEKTGHWDNYKDAMFTTSSENREYCIKPMNCPGHVQIFNQGLKSYRDLPLRMAEFGSCHRNEPSGALHGLMRVRGFTQDDAHIFCTEDQVRDEVNACIRMVYDMYSTFGFEKIVVKLSTRPEKRIGSDETWDRAEADLAVALEENGIPFEYQLGEGAFYGPKIEFTLYDCLDRAWQCGTVQLDFSLPQRLSASYVGEDNERQVPVMIHRAILGSLERFIGILTEEFAGFFPTWLAPVQVVVMNITDSQADYVKELTQKLQNAGIRVKADLRNEKIGFKIREHTLRRVPYMLVCGDKEVEAGKVAVRTRRGKDLGSLDVSEVIEKLQQEIRSRSLQQLEE
- the infC gene encoding translation initiation factor IF-3 translates to MKGGKRVQTARPNRINGEIRAQEVRLTGLEGEQLGIVSLREAIEKAEEAGVDLVEISPNAEPPVCRIMDYGKFLYEKSKSSKEQKKKQKVIQVKEIKFRPGTDDGDYQVKLRSLIRFLEDGDKAKITLRFRGREMAHQQIGMEVLNRVRDDLSELAVVESFPTKIEGRQMIMVLAPKKKQ